Proteins from a genomic interval of Plasmodium reichenowi strain SY57 chromosome 13, whole genome shotgun sequence:
- a CDS encoding mitochondrial import inner membrane translocase subunit TIM9, putative, which produces MEKSLDLSAFNKSDRDKILKKINKAEYEDTMNTYNSIVERCFNECITSFRSKELDNNENNCILNCVKKFSIFSQRIGMKFTQNLNNEMQKKT; this is translated from the coding sequence atggagaAGTCTTTAGATTTGAGCGCTTTTAATAAATCTGACAGAGATAAAATATTGAAGAAAATCAACAAAGCAGAATATGAAGATACTAtgaatacatataattcAATTGTAGAAAGGTGTTTTAACGAATGCATAACATCCTTTCGTTCAAAAGAATTAGAcaataatgaaaataattgtATATTAAATTGTGTAAAAAAGTTTTCCATCTTCTCACAAAGAATTGGTATGAAGTTTACGCAAAATTTGAATAATGAAatgcaaaaaaaaacataa